One genomic segment of Candidatus Berkiella aquae includes these proteins:
- a CDS encoding phospholipase effector Tle1 domain-containing protein encodes MNKNIVICCDGTGNKFGQCNTNIVKISQACLHDNSESALIKQIVYYDPGVGTLNLPGESWYTKLKSVWCGLGFGYGLNQNIIDAYEYLMENYQPDDKVFLFGFSRGAYTVRALAGMIFRFGLLRKGSINLMPYVSDMYHRFRQHKKIDSTIATEFKQSFSQECKPHFIGVFDTVAAMGHLNRSKIFYDASLNHDVKFGYHALSIDEKRAPFAPFLWDESKKSMEQTIEQVWFSGDHCNIGAGHEDSSLSDITLQWMLQKAFSQGLALKEGWQQILHPNPTGKLYDLYNFFWGLAGIYHAGFFGRKPRKIDNNALIHQSVQERMAKVLGYKPKLPEKYTLISL; translated from the coding sequence ATGAATAAAAATATTGTGATCTGCTGTGATGGAACCGGCAATAAATTCGGTCAATGCAATACTAATATTGTAAAAATTTCTCAAGCATGCCTTCACGACAATTCAGAATCAGCACTCATAAAACAAATTGTTTATTATGATCCTGGGGTTGGGACACTTAACCTACCCGGTGAGAGCTGGTATACCAAATTGAAAAGTGTGTGGTGTGGTTTAGGATTTGGCTATGGACTCAATCAAAATATTATTGATGCCTATGAATATTTAATGGAAAACTATCAACCAGACGATAAAGTGTTTTTATTTGGATTTAGCAGGGGTGCTTATACGGTGCGCGCCTTGGCAGGCATGATCTTTCGATTTGGTCTGTTGCGAAAAGGAAGCATCAATTTAATGCCCTATGTCTCAGATATGTATCACCGATTTAGGCAACATAAAAAAATTGATTCCACGATTGCCACAGAATTTAAACAATCGTTTAGTCAAGAATGCAAACCTCATTTTATCGGCGTTTTTGACACCGTTGCAGCAATGGGACACTTAAATAGAAGCAAAATTTTCTACGATGCGTCTTTAAATCATGATGTGAAATTTGGTTACCATGCTTTATCTATCGATGAAAAACGAGCCCCTTTTGCGCCTTTTTTATGGGATGAATCTAAAAAATCCATGGAACAAACGATTGAACAAGTTTGGTTTAGTGGGGATCATTGTAATATTGGCGCTGGTCATGAAGACTCCTCTTTATCCGATATTACGTTGCAATGGATGTTACAAAAAGCCTTTTCACAAGGCTTAGCATTAAAAGAAGGATGGCAACAAATACTCCATCCTAATCCTACGGGAAAATTGTATGATCTCTATAATTTTTTCTGGGGACTTGCGGGTATCTATCATGCGGGCTTCTTTGGCAGGAAACCAAGAAAAATTGATAATAATGCATTGATTCATCAGAGTGTGCAAGAAAGAATGGCTAAAGTATTAGGATATAAGCCCAAGCTTCCTGAAAAATATACGCTTATTTCTCTTTAA